The following are encoded together in the Deinococcus soli (ex Cha et al. 2016) genome:
- a CDS encoding alpha/beta fold hydrolase, which translates to MTSEPPVRARRPARLSPRVRTWLVAGLSLLGGYVIATARQVAVRPPLVLGQDAVSSRQSREARVTLEQAGGPVIRIRPAGGEARTLLVFYPGGLVRPQAYEWLGRALADQGVETVIPAFPLDLAVTAAGRADALIGAYGGGKRVVIAGHSLGGAMAAQYAARHPGKVAGLILMAAYPAGNVTLKDQTLPVLSLLAERDGVAAPEDVRGGLDRLPAGTTLTVIPGAVHAFFGRYGPQRGDGQPDVNRAQAEGDILNAVQTYLTGLR; encoded by the coding sequence GTGACCTCCGAGCCACCCGTCCGCGCCCGCCGACCCGCCCGCCTCTCACCACGCGTCCGCACGTGGCTGGTGGCGGGCCTTTCACTGCTCGGCGGGTACGTGATCGCCACGGCGCGGCAGGTGGCGGTGCGGCCGCCGCTGGTGCTGGGCCAGGACGCGGTCAGTTCCCGGCAGAGCCGGGAGGCCCGCGTGACACTGGAACAGGCGGGCGGCCCGGTCATCCGCATTCGCCCGGCGGGCGGGGAGGCGCGGACGCTGCTGGTGTTCTACCCCGGCGGGCTGGTGCGCCCGCAGGCGTACGAGTGGCTGGGCCGCGCCCTGGCCGATCAGGGCGTCGAGACAGTCATCCCGGCCTTCCCGCTCGATCTGGCCGTCACGGCCGCCGGCCGCGCCGACGCGCTCATCGGCGCGTACGGGGGCGGGAAGCGCGTAGTGATCGCCGGGCATTCGCTGGGCGGCGCGATGGCCGCGCAGTACGCCGCCCGGCACCCCGGGAAGGTCGCGGGCCTGATCCTGATGGCCGCGTACCCCGCCGGGAACGTGACGTTAAAGGACCAGACGCTGCCCGTCCTGTCCCTGCTGGCCGAGCGTGACGGCGTCGCCGCCCCCGAGGATGTGCGCGGCGGCCTGGACCGCCTGCCTGCGGGCACCACCCTGACCGTCATTCCCGGCGCGGTGCACGCCTTCTTCGGCCGCTACGGCCCGCAGCGGGGCGACGGGCAGCCGGACGTGAACCGCGCGCAGGCGGAAGGCGACATCCTGAACGCCGTCCAGACCTACCTGACCGGACTGCGCTGA